The following coding sequences are from one Diachasmimorpha longicaudata isolate KC_UGA_2023 chromosome 6, iyDiaLong2, whole genome shotgun sequence window:
- the Gyg gene encoding fibrous sheath CABYR-binding protein isoform X2: MGGFAWVTLATNDSYSLGALVLANSLRRAGTKHDLAVLITPGVTQSMREKLSMVFTVVQEVNVLDSRDEANLALLARPELGITFTKLHCWRLTQYERCVFVDADTLVVRNCDELFEREELSAAPDVGWPDCFNSGVFVFTPSQQTFASLTSFAASQGSFDGGDQGLLNSYFSDWAHKDISKHLPFIYNMCSTATYSYLPAYKQFGDDVRIIHFIGSTKPWLQYFDSLTGEVQPTPGSNHLKPLLQLWWNIFCESVHRELSPVMLRNEPKDTRNRESGIAGALAQLTLGESRSPEQTALEEHMRKYSWEQGQIDYMGRDSFDNIWKKICTTLDEAPSTKEKTPPKETTPPVDEEESPSLSAPTTTVAAAPIKEAEEAVSQKPDLITKSQPENLPQEPTSDVTLEPQATAASQEAPIPSKEDPKESSTPTTEQPSSSPAEPLRIAAAPPLLSLASPPPVLSLTSSPPVLSIKEAGEKGQVLTTPPVKPKEEEQEIPEETRETVIPLGYTSPTTFETTTSLNLAESEQPQEPQDVPESSVPIQVAESVLEADIKESVSEHIKPVTEEAISSISAPVQESVSAIVETLEPAVPAQAPPSLEAVPNHENGTGGFDSDVKSDEDTPVVAASAGVDAVAAPLAQPETVSLTSQAEVTPENAPAEAPVVPAEPPVPEPAAPAEEAPAPVSPEVLQQLPEPQVKSSEPLTEQPKVEDPPQAAEPLDTSPPRESSEESPEPSPKSTSPEKFPVPSTPTVTEATPPTSPQFESLEGQSEEGKSAKKPVKKLVKKMSSEEKTESSEADEVKKPTKKVVKKVVKKPKEGEEGGEASASTEKPKKVVRVVKKVPKVETLQTDSSVPETPPPPSDTPVPPKRKGKPGTTKSTKKPESEQ; this comes from the exons GGTTTGCATGGGTCACATTGGCCACCAATGACTCGTACTCCCTTGGAGCACTGGTATTGGCGAACTCATTGAGACGTGCGGGGACCAAACATGATCTGGCAGTACTCATCACTCCTGGTGTCACCCAGTCAATGAG gGAAAAATTGTCGATGGTCTTCACTGTAGTTCAAGAGGTCAATGTCCTCGACTCAAGGGACGAGGCGAATCTTGCACTACTGGCTAGACCAGAATTGGGGATCACCTTCACGAAATTACACTGCTGGAGACTCACGCAATACGAGAGATGTGTTTTTGTTGATGCGGACACTTTG GTGGTCAGAAACTGCGATGAGCTTTTTGAACGAGAGGAGCTATCAGCTGCTCCAGACGTAGGTTGGCCAGATTGCTTCAACTCCGGAGTATTTGTGTTCACACCGTCACAACAAACATTTGCATCATTAACATCGTTCGCAGCATCCCAAGGATCCTTCGATGGTGGTGATCAGGGATTACTGAATTCTTATTTCAGCGATTGGGCTCACAAAGATATATCTAAACATCTTCCCTTTATCTACAACATGTGTTCGACTGCGACTTATTCATATCTTCCGGCTTACAAACA ATTCGGAGACGACGTCAGGATCATTCATTTTATCGGAAGTACGAAACCCTGGCTCCAGTACTTTGACTCATTGACCGGTGAAGTTCAACCAACCCCAGGAAGTAATCACCTCAAGCCACTTCTCCAACTATGGTGGAATATCTTTTGCGAAAGTGTTCATCGTGAATTATCACCAGTAATG CTAAGAAATGAACCCAAGGACACGCGTAATCGCGAG agtgGTATAGCTGGAGCACTGGCGCAACTGACACTAGGAGAATCGAGGAGTCCGGAACAAACGGCTCTGGAGGAGCACATGAGGAAATACAGTTGGGAACAGGGACAGATAGATTACATGGGACGTGACAGCTTCGATAATATTTGGAAGAAAATATGTACAACGCTTGATGAAGCCCCATCGACAAAAGAGAAGACTCCACCGAAG GAAACGACTCCCCCAGTGGATGAAGAAGAGTCTCCCTCGCTTTCTGCTCCTACTACGACCGTAGCTGCTGCCCCAATAAAAGAAGCCG AGGAAGCCGTATCCCAAAAACCAGACCTGATCACCAAGTCTCAACCCGAAAATTTACCCCAAGAACCGACCTCAGACGTAACCCTTGAACCCCAGGCAACCGCAGCATCGCAAGAAGCGCCAATACCCTCAAAAGAAGATCCCAAAGAATCATCAACTCCAACGACTGAGCAACCTTCTTCATCACCTGCTGAACCGCTGCGCATAGCCGCAGCTCCACCCCTCCTTTCCCTCGCTTCACCACCTCCAGTCTTATCACTGACGTCGTCACCCCCAGTTTTATCGATCAAAGAAGCTGGAGAGAAAGGCCAAGTATTGACGACCCCACCAGTTAAACCAAAAGAAGAAGAACAAGAGATTCCAGAAGAAACACGAGAAACTGTCATCCCCTTAGGCTACACCTCCCCCACGACCTTCGAAACCACAACATCCCTCAATCTCGCCGAATCCGAACAGCCGCAGGAACCCCAGGATGTCCCTGAGAGCTCAGTGCCCATCCAAGTAGCTGAATCCGTTCTTGAAGCAGACATCAAGGAATCTGTCTCCGAGCACATCAAGCCAGTGACTGAAGAGGCAATCTCATCAATCTCTGCACCCGTCCAAGAGTCGGTCTCAGCTATTGTTGAGACCCTGGAGCCTGCTGTACCAGCCCAGGCTCCACCATCCCTGGAAGCAGTGCCCAATCACGAAAATGGCACTGGGGGATTCGATTCTGATGTCAAATCAGACGAGGATACACCAGTAGTCGCAGCAAGTGCTGGTGTCGATGCTGTGGCGGCACCTTTGGCACAACCAGAGACAGTAAGCTTGACTTCCCAGGCCGAAGTCACTCCAGAGAATGCGCCTGCTGAAGCCCCAGTGGTACCTGCGGAACCACCAGTGCCTGAGCCTGCAGCACCAGCTGAGGAGGCTCCTGCGCCCGTGAGTCCAGAAGTTCTTCAACAGCTCCCTGAACCACAAGTGAAGTCTTCAGAACCATTGACTGAACAACCAAAAGTCGAAGATCCTCCGCAGGCTGCGGAGCCTCTTGATACATCCCCACCGAGAGAATCCTCAGAAGAAAGCCCAGAGCCATCCCCCAAATCAACATCACCCGAAAAATTTCCAGTCCCATCAACACCAACAGTAACTGAAGCAACACCCCCCACCAGTCCTCAGTTTGAATCATTGGAGGGTCAAAGCGAAGAGGGAAAATCCGCCAAGAAACCAGTTAAAAAactggtgaaaaaaatgagctCAGAGGAGAAAACAGAGTCAAGTGAGGCTGACGAGGTAAAGAAGCCTACGAAAAAAGTGGTGAAGAAAGTCGTCAAGAAACCGAAAGAGGGTGAAGAGGGAGGTGAGGCCAGTGCCTCAACGGAGAAACCGAAGAAGGTTGTGAGAGTGGTGAAGAAAGTGCCCAAAGTTGAGACTCTTCAAACCGACTCATCTGTCCCAGagacaccaccaccaccatcagATACCCCAGTACCACCGAAGAGAAAAGGAAAACCAGGGACTACAAAATCCACCAAGAAACCCGAATCCGAACAATGA
- the Gyg gene encoding proteoglycan 4 isoform X1: MGGFAWVTLATNDSYSLGALVLANSLRRAGTKHDLAVLITPGVTQSMREKLSMVFTVVQEVNVLDSRDEANLALLARPELGITFTKLHCWRLTQYERCVFVDADTLVVRNCDELFEREELSAAPDVGWPDCFNSGVFVFTPSQQTFASLTSFAASQGSFDGGDQGLLNSYFSDWAHKDISKHLPFIYNMCSTATYSYLPAYKQFGDDVRIIHFIGSTKPWLQYFDSLTGEVQPTPGSNHLKPLLQLWWNIFCESVHRELSPVMASTTLALHWHDILLPMAPIPINTRHHVFHDATDRTTDEIDAISPQIPPDFSEFRDPWENYNKEDSHPLEDHYKAHVEPFQIHHHAFVTSDDEQSHNHDRSRRARIQDHQIHVHHHDTCSNINIPSIQTRHSEKCEPSDRQNKHSDNLTHQQCHQISPSSINYQSHQSQSPHQTHNPSHEEHKHHEPVSSSHFHENVQFNNSQNQSHHRENHSYSHEEHRHHSTQFYEEPSDCLSRLPCEDVPQETSDKEISSSSHHRADRLTDHTASKIDVSASQSPSQPCIESSSTTTHTEKQSGDNETSDSGIAGALAQLTLGESRSPEQTALEEHMRKYSWEQGQIDYMGRDSFDNIWKKICTTLDEAPSTKEKTPPKETTPPVDEEESPSLSAPTTTVAAAPIKEAEEAVSQKPDLITKSQPENLPQEPTSDVTLEPQATAASQEAPIPSKEDPKESSTPTTEQPSSSPAEPLRIAAAPPLLSLASPPPVLSLTSSPPVLSIKEAGEKGQVLTTPPVKPKEEEQEIPEETRETVIPLGYTSPTTFETTTSLNLAESEQPQEPQDVPESSVPIQVAESVLEADIKESVSEHIKPVTEEAISSISAPVQESVSAIVETLEPAVPAQAPPSLEAVPNHENGTGGFDSDVKSDEDTPVVAASAGVDAVAAPLAQPETVSLTSQAEVTPENAPAEAPVVPAEPPVPEPAAPAEEAPAPVSPEVLQQLPEPQVKSSEPLTEQPKVEDPPQAAEPLDTSPPRESSEESPEPSPKSTSPEKFPVPSTPTVTEATPPTSPQFESLEGQSEEGKSAKKPVKKLVKKMSSEEKTESSEADEVKKPTKKVVKKVVKKPKEGEEGGEASASTEKPKKVVRVVKKVPKVETLQTDSSVPETPPPPSDTPVPPKRKGKPGTTKSTKKPESEQ; encoded by the exons GGTTTGCATGGGTCACATTGGCCACCAATGACTCGTACTCCCTTGGAGCACTGGTATTGGCGAACTCATTGAGACGTGCGGGGACCAAACATGATCTGGCAGTACTCATCACTCCTGGTGTCACCCAGTCAATGAG gGAAAAATTGTCGATGGTCTTCACTGTAGTTCAAGAGGTCAATGTCCTCGACTCAAGGGACGAGGCGAATCTTGCACTACTGGCTAGACCAGAATTGGGGATCACCTTCACGAAATTACACTGCTGGAGACTCACGCAATACGAGAGATGTGTTTTTGTTGATGCGGACACTTTG GTGGTCAGAAACTGCGATGAGCTTTTTGAACGAGAGGAGCTATCAGCTGCTCCAGACGTAGGTTGGCCAGATTGCTTCAACTCCGGAGTATTTGTGTTCACACCGTCACAACAAACATTTGCATCATTAACATCGTTCGCAGCATCCCAAGGATCCTTCGATGGTGGTGATCAGGGATTACTGAATTCTTATTTCAGCGATTGGGCTCACAAAGATATATCTAAACATCTTCCCTTTATCTACAACATGTGTTCGACTGCGACTTATTCATATCTTCCGGCTTACAAACA ATTCGGAGACGACGTCAGGATCATTCATTTTATCGGAAGTACGAAACCCTGGCTCCAGTACTTTGACTCATTGACCGGTGAAGTTCAACCAACCCCAGGAAGTAATCACCTCAAGCCACTTCTCCAACTATGGTGGAATATCTTTTGCGAAAGTGTTCATCGTGAATTATCACCAGTAATG GCCAGCACAACTTTGGCTCTACACTGGCACGATATCCTACTCCCTATGGCCCCAATACCCATTAACACGAGACATCACGTTTTTCATGACGCCACTGACCGTACAACTGATGAAATTGACGCGATTTCTCCACAAATACCTCCAGATTTTTCGGAGTTTAGGGATCCCTGGGAGAATTATAACAAAGAAGATTCTCACCCACTTGAGGATCATTACAAGGCACATGTAGAACCGTTTCAAATTCATCATCATGCATTTGTCACTTCTGATGATGAGCAAAGTCACAATCATGATCGTTCACGTAGGGCGCGTATTCAGGATCATCAGATTCACGTTCACCATCATGATACCTGTTCTAATATCAATATTCCTAGCATTCAGACACGACATTCTGAGAAATGTGAGCCTTCAGATAGACAAAATAAGCATTCAGATAATTTAACACACCAGCAATGCCATCAAATTTCTCCCTCATCTATCAATTATCAATCACACCAGTCGCAAAGTCCTCATCAAACTCATAATCCCAGTCATGAAGAACATAAGCATCATGAACCTGTGTCAAGCTctcattttcatgaaaatgttCAGTTCAATAATTCTCAGAATCAAAGTCATCATAGGGAAAATCATAGTTACAGTCATGAAGAGCACAGACATCACAGTACTCAGTTTTATGAAGAACCTAGTGATTGTTTATCCCGCCTCCCTTGTGAGGATGTACCTCAGGAAACTAGCGATAAGGAAATTAGTAGTTCATCCCATCACAGGGCAGACAGACTGACAGATCATACAGCTTCGAAAATCGATGTTAGTGCATCACAATCCCCTTCCCAACCCTGTATAGAATCCTCAAGTACAACAACGCACACAGAGAAACAATCCGGCGATAATGAGACTAGCGAT agtgGTATAGCTGGAGCACTGGCGCAACTGACACTAGGAGAATCGAGGAGTCCGGAACAAACGGCTCTGGAGGAGCACATGAGGAAATACAGTTGGGAACAGGGACAGATAGATTACATGGGACGTGACAGCTTCGATAATATTTGGAAGAAAATATGTACAACGCTTGATGAAGCCCCATCGACAAAAGAGAAGACTCCACCGAAG GAAACGACTCCCCCAGTGGATGAAGAAGAGTCTCCCTCGCTTTCTGCTCCTACTACGACCGTAGCTGCTGCCCCAATAAAAGAAGCCG AGGAAGCCGTATCCCAAAAACCAGACCTGATCACCAAGTCTCAACCCGAAAATTTACCCCAAGAACCGACCTCAGACGTAACCCTTGAACCCCAGGCAACCGCAGCATCGCAAGAAGCGCCAATACCCTCAAAAGAAGATCCCAAAGAATCATCAACTCCAACGACTGAGCAACCTTCTTCATCACCTGCTGAACCGCTGCGCATAGCCGCAGCTCCACCCCTCCTTTCCCTCGCTTCACCACCTCCAGTCTTATCACTGACGTCGTCACCCCCAGTTTTATCGATCAAAGAAGCTGGAGAGAAAGGCCAAGTATTGACGACCCCACCAGTTAAACCAAAAGAAGAAGAACAAGAGATTCCAGAAGAAACACGAGAAACTGTCATCCCCTTAGGCTACACCTCCCCCACGACCTTCGAAACCACAACATCCCTCAATCTCGCCGAATCCGAACAGCCGCAGGAACCCCAGGATGTCCCTGAGAGCTCAGTGCCCATCCAAGTAGCTGAATCCGTTCTTGAAGCAGACATCAAGGAATCTGTCTCCGAGCACATCAAGCCAGTGACTGAAGAGGCAATCTCATCAATCTCTGCACCCGTCCAAGAGTCGGTCTCAGCTATTGTTGAGACCCTGGAGCCTGCTGTACCAGCCCAGGCTCCACCATCCCTGGAAGCAGTGCCCAATCACGAAAATGGCACTGGGGGATTCGATTCTGATGTCAAATCAGACGAGGATACACCAGTAGTCGCAGCAAGTGCTGGTGTCGATGCTGTGGCGGCACCTTTGGCACAACCAGAGACAGTAAGCTTGACTTCCCAGGCCGAAGTCACTCCAGAGAATGCGCCTGCTGAAGCCCCAGTGGTACCTGCGGAACCACCAGTGCCTGAGCCTGCAGCACCAGCTGAGGAGGCTCCTGCGCCCGTGAGTCCAGAAGTTCTTCAACAGCTCCCTGAACCACAAGTGAAGTCTTCAGAACCATTGACTGAACAACCAAAAGTCGAAGATCCTCCGCAGGCTGCGGAGCCTCTTGATACATCCCCACCGAGAGAATCCTCAGAAGAAAGCCCAGAGCCATCCCCCAAATCAACATCACCCGAAAAATTTCCAGTCCCATCAACACCAACAGTAACTGAAGCAACACCCCCCACCAGTCCTCAGTTTGAATCATTGGAGGGTCAAAGCGAAGAGGGAAAATCCGCCAAGAAACCAGTTAAAAAactggtgaaaaaaatgagctCAGAGGAGAAAACAGAGTCAAGTGAGGCTGACGAGGTAAAGAAGCCTACGAAAAAAGTGGTGAAGAAAGTCGTCAAGAAACCGAAAGAGGGTGAAGAGGGAGGTGAGGCCAGTGCCTCAACGGAGAAACCGAAGAAGGTTGTGAGAGTGGTGAAGAAAGTGCCCAAAGTTGAGACTCTTCAAACCGACTCATCTGTCCCAGagacaccaccaccaccatcagATACCCCAGTACCACCGAAGAGAAAAGGAAAACCAGGGACTACAAAATCCACCAAGAAACCCGAATCCGAACAATGA
- the Gyg gene encoding fibrous sheath CABYR-binding protein isoform X3, which translates to MGGFAWVTLATNDSYSLGALVLANSLRRAGTKHDLAVLITPGVTQSMREKLSMVFTVVQEVNVLDSRDEANLALLARPELGITFTKLHCWRLTQYERCVFVDADTLVVRNCDELFEREELSAAPDVGWPDCFNSGVFVFTPSQQTFASLTSFAASQGSFDGGDQGLLNSYFSDWAHKDISKHLPFIYNMCSTATYSYLPAYKQFGDDVRIIHFIGSTKPWLQYFDSLTGEVQPTPGSNHLKPLLQLWWNIFCESVHRELSPVMSGIAGALAQLTLGESRSPEQTALEEHMRKYSWEQGQIDYMGRDSFDNIWKKICTTLDEAPSTKEKTPPKETTPPVDEEESPSLSAPTTTVAAAPIKEAEEAVSQKPDLITKSQPENLPQEPTSDVTLEPQATAASQEAPIPSKEDPKESSTPTTEQPSSSPAEPLRIAAAPPLLSLASPPPVLSLTSSPPVLSIKEAGEKGQVLTTPPVKPKEEEQEIPEETRETVIPLGYTSPTTFETTTSLNLAESEQPQEPQDVPESSVPIQVAESVLEADIKESVSEHIKPVTEEAISSISAPVQESVSAIVETLEPAVPAQAPPSLEAVPNHENGTGGFDSDVKSDEDTPVVAASAGVDAVAAPLAQPETVSLTSQAEVTPENAPAEAPVVPAEPPVPEPAAPAEEAPAPVSPEVLQQLPEPQVKSSEPLTEQPKVEDPPQAAEPLDTSPPRESSEESPEPSPKSTSPEKFPVPSTPTVTEATPPTSPQFESLEGQSEEGKSAKKPVKKLVKKMSSEEKTESSEADEVKKPTKKVVKKVVKKPKEGEEGGEASASTEKPKKVVRVVKKVPKVETLQTDSSVPETPPPPSDTPVPPKRKGKPGTTKSTKKPESEQ; encoded by the exons GGTTTGCATGGGTCACATTGGCCACCAATGACTCGTACTCCCTTGGAGCACTGGTATTGGCGAACTCATTGAGACGTGCGGGGACCAAACATGATCTGGCAGTACTCATCACTCCTGGTGTCACCCAGTCAATGAG gGAAAAATTGTCGATGGTCTTCACTGTAGTTCAAGAGGTCAATGTCCTCGACTCAAGGGACGAGGCGAATCTTGCACTACTGGCTAGACCAGAATTGGGGATCACCTTCACGAAATTACACTGCTGGAGACTCACGCAATACGAGAGATGTGTTTTTGTTGATGCGGACACTTTG GTGGTCAGAAACTGCGATGAGCTTTTTGAACGAGAGGAGCTATCAGCTGCTCCAGACGTAGGTTGGCCAGATTGCTTCAACTCCGGAGTATTTGTGTTCACACCGTCACAACAAACATTTGCATCATTAACATCGTTCGCAGCATCCCAAGGATCCTTCGATGGTGGTGATCAGGGATTACTGAATTCTTATTTCAGCGATTGGGCTCACAAAGATATATCTAAACATCTTCCCTTTATCTACAACATGTGTTCGACTGCGACTTATTCATATCTTCCGGCTTACAAACA ATTCGGAGACGACGTCAGGATCATTCATTTTATCGGAAGTACGAAACCCTGGCTCCAGTACTTTGACTCATTGACCGGTGAAGTTCAACCAACCCCAGGAAGTAATCACCTCAAGCCACTTCTCCAACTATGGTGGAATATCTTTTGCGAAAGTGTTCATCGTGAATTATCACCAGTAATG agtgGTATAGCTGGAGCACTGGCGCAACTGACACTAGGAGAATCGAGGAGTCCGGAACAAACGGCTCTGGAGGAGCACATGAGGAAATACAGTTGGGAACAGGGACAGATAGATTACATGGGACGTGACAGCTTCGATAATATTTGGAAGAAAATATGTACAACGCTTGATGAAGCCCCATCGACAAAAGAGAAGACTCCACCGAAG GAAACGACTCCCCCAGTGGATGAAGAAGAGTCTCCCTCGCTTTCTGCTCCTACTACGACCGTAGCTGCTGCCCCAATAAAAGAAGCCG AGGAAGCCGTATCCCAAAAACCAGACCTGATCACCAAGTCTCAACCCGAAAATTTACCCCAAGAACCGACCTCAGACGTAACCCTTGAACCCCAGGCAACCGCAGCATCGCAAGAAGCGCCAATACCCTCAAAAGAAGATCCCAAAGAATCATCAACTCCAACGACTGAGCAACCTTCTTCATCACCTGCTGAACCGCTGCGCATAGCCGCAGCTCCACCCCTCCTTTCCCTCGCTTCACCACCTCCAGTCTTATCACTGACGTCGTCACCCCCAGTTTTATCGATCAAAGAAGCTGGAGAGAAAGGCCAAGTATTGACGACCCCACCAGTTAAACCAAAAGAAGAAGAACAAGAGATTCCAGAAGAAACACGAGAAACTGTCATCCCCTTAGGCTACACCTCCCCCACGACCTTCGAAACCACAACATCCCTCAATCTCGCCGAATCCGAACAGCCGCAGGAACCCCAGGATGTCCCTGAGAGCTCAGTGCCCATCCAAGTAGCTGAATCCGTTCTTGAAGCAGACATCAAGGAATCTGTCTCCGAGCACATCAAGCCAGTGACTGAAGAGGCAATCTCATCAATCTCTGCACCCGTCCAAGAGTCGGTCTCAGCTATTGTTGAGACCCTGGAGCCTGCTGTACCAGCCCAGGCTCCACCATCCCTGGAAGCAGTGCCCAATCACGAAAATGGCACTGGGGGATTCGATTCTGATGTCAAATCAGACGAGGATACACCAGTAGTCGCAGCAAGTGCTGGTGTCGATGCTGTGGCGGCACCTTTGGCACAACCAGAGACAGTAAGCTTGACTTCCCAGGCCGAAGTCACTCCAGAGAATGCGCCTGCTGAAGCCCCAGTGGTACCTGCGGAACCACCAGTGCCTGAGCCTGCAGCACCAGCTGAGGAGGCTCCTGCGCCCGTGAGTCCAGAAGTTCTTCAACAGCTCCCTGAACCACAAGTGAAGTCTTCAGAACCATTGACTGAACAACCAAAAGTCGAAGATCCTCCGCAGGCTGCGGAGCCTCTTGATACATCCCCACCGAGAGAATCCTCAGAAGAAAGCCCAGAGCCATCCCCCAAATCAACATCACCCGAAAAATTTCCAGTCCCATCAACACCAACAGTAACTGAAGCAACACCCCCCACCAGTCCTCAGTTTGAATCATTGGAGGGTCAAAGCGAAGAGGGAAAATCCGCCAAGAAACCAGTTAAAAAactggtgaaaaaaatgagctCAGAGGAGAAAACAGAGTCAAGTGAGGCTGACGAGGTAAAGAAGCCTACGAAAAAAGTGGTGAAGAAAGTCGTCAAGAAACCGAAAGAGGGTGAAGAGGGAGGTGAGGCCAGTGCCTCAACGGAGAAACCGAAGAAGGTTGTGAGAGTGGTGAAGAAAGTGCCCAAAGTTGAGACTCTTCAAACCGACTCATCTGTCCCAGagacaccaccaccaccatcagATACCCCAGTACCACCGAAGAGAAAAGGAAAACCAGGGACTACAAAATCCACCAAGAAACCCGAATCCGAACAATGA
- the LOC135163587 gene encoding leucine carboxyl methyltransferase 1 isoform X1, protein MIKEMADDEATQATNDDASECKRYAVQLGYWSDPFINFFVRQTARKPPEINRGYYARVKGIEVFIDKFLKFSGGKGQIINLGGGFDTLYWRLRDAGCSPQNYVELDFPNITAKKCYHIKKHKQLIDKINTEDGEIKFSTTDFHAANYHLIGVDLRHISELSNKLVQAEVDFNIPTLFLAECVLVYVDSNAASALLKWFAEKFPNSIFVNYEQVNMRDKFGQVMLQNLRCRGCLLAGVEDCESLETQQRRFTINGWQGSNAWTMVEVYDSLPESERKRIERIEMLDERELLTQLLQHYCIAVAWNGTMFKELSIAQG, encoded by the exons ATGATTAAGGAGATGGCCGATGATGAGGCCACACAGGCGACTAATGATGATGCAAGTGAGTGTAAAAGATACGCTGTGCAACTAGGTTACTGGTCGGATCCTTTTATTAACTTTTTCGTAAGGCAAACAGCGCGAAAACCACCAGAAATCAATCGTGGATATTATGCCAGGGTTAAAGGGATCGAGGTGTTCATCGATAAATTCCTGAAG TTCTCTGGAGGAAAAGGACAGATAATAAATCTCGGTGGTGGATTTGACACACTCTACTGGAGACTGAGAGATGCTGGATGCAGTCCCCAGAATTACGTTGAGCTCGATTTTCCAAATATAACagcaaaaaaatgttatcacaTTAAAAAGCACAAGCAGCTTATTGACAAAATCAACACAGAAG atggtgaaataaaattttctaccaCGGATTTTCATGCTGCTAATTACCATCTCATTGGAGTAGATCTACGACACATATCAGAACTGTCAAATAAGCTGGTACAGGCTGAAGTTGACTTCAATATTCCAACGTTATTTCTCGCTGAGTGTGTACTTGTTTACGTAGATAGTAATGCGGCGTCTGCTCTGTTGAAATGGTTTgccgaaaaatttcccaatagtatttttgttaattacgaGCAAGTTAACATGCGTGATAAATTTGGCCAAGTAATGCTGCAGAATTTGAGATGCAGAGGATGTTTATTAGCTGGAGTCGAAGACTGTGAATCGTTAGAGACTCAACAAAGGCG CTTTACCATAAATGGCTGGCAGGGTTCCAATGCCTGGACAATGGTGGAGGTATACGACTCACTGCCAGAGTCTGAGAGAAAGAGGATTGAGCGTATTGAAATGCTTGATGAGAGGGAACTACTCACCCAACTCCTTCAGCACTACTGTATCGCTGTCGCTTGGAATGGCACGATGTTCAAGGAGCTTTCCATTGCACAGGGTTAA
- the LOC135163587 gene encoding leucine carboxyl methyltransferase 1 isoform X2 produces MMRPHRRLMMMQFSGGKGQIINLGGGFDTLYWRLRDAGCSPQNYVELDFPNITAKKCYHIKKHKQLIDKINTEDGEIKFSTTDFHAANYHLIGVDLRHISELSNKLVQAEVDFNIPTLFLAECVLVYVDSNAASALLKWFAEKFPNSIFVNYEQVNMRDKFGQVMLQNLRCRGCLLAGVEDCESLETQQRRFTINGWQGSNAWTMVEVYDSLPESERKRIERIEMLDERELLTQLLQHYCIAVAWNGTMFKELSIAQG; encoded by the exons ATGATGAGGCCACACAGGCGACTAATGATGATGCAA TTCTCTGGAGGAAAAGGACAGATAATAAATCTCGGTGGTGGATTTGACACACTCTACTGGAGACTGAGAGATGCTGGATGCAGTCCCCAGAATTACGTTGAGCTCGATTTTCCAAATATAACagcaaaaaaatgttatcacaTTAAAAAGCACAAGCAGCTTATTGACAAAATCAACACAGAAG atggtgaaataaaattttctaccaCGGATTTTCATGCTGCTAATTACCATCTCATTGGAGTAGATCTACGACACATATCAGAACTGTCAAATAAGCTGGTACAGGCTGAAGTTGACTTCAATATTCCAACGTTATTTCTCGCTGAGTGTGTACTTGTTTACGTAGATAGTAATGCGGCGTCTGCTCTGTTGAAATGGTTTgccgaaaaatttcccaatagtatttttgttaattacgaGCAAGTTAACATGCGTGATAAATTTGGCCAAGTAATGCTGCAGAATTTGAGATGCAGAGGATGTTTATTAGCTGGAGTCGAAGACTGTGAATCGTTAGAGACTCAACAAAGGCG CTTTACCATAAATGGCTGGCAGGGTTCCAATGCCTGGACAATGGTGGAGGTATACGACTCACTGCCAGAGTCTGAGAGAAAGAGGATTGAGCGTATTGAAATGCTTGATGAGAGGGAACTACTCACCCAACTCCTTCAGCACTACTGTATCGCTGTCGCTTGGAATGGCACGATGTTCAAGGAGCTTTCCATTGCACAGGGTTAA